Below is a genomic region from Corallococcus macrosporus.
TCCGGAACGCCCGGCGGCCCTGGAGCAGGTTCTTCCACAGCGTCCCGAGGTCCGGGGCGTCCGCGAACGCTCCCGCCATGCCCACGATGGCGATGGGCTCGTCCGTCCTCGCGGGGCACTTTCGCGCGCCTCGCAGCAGCGCCTGGGCCCGCGCGGGTGACGGCCGGTCCTCCACCACCGCGTGGTAGTTCTGGCCTCCGCTCGCGATGGCGCTGACGCCTCCGATGCGCGGCTGCTCGCCCGCCGGCCAGGACCGGGCCGTCTTCTCGACCTCGATGAGACCTCCGGGTTCGAGCAGGCTCCTCGGCTTGTCCCCGTGCACCGGTCCCGGAATGCCCCCGGACTCGAACATGGCGAGCAGCGCGATCAGGTTCGCCAGCCCCGACGCCTCCTTCGCATGTCCCAGGTTCCCCTTGATGGACATGACGGGCACCGGCGACCCGGGTTGGGCCGCTTCACCGTGCGCCTTCAGGGCCCGGTCGAAGACCTTCGCCTCCACCGCGTCACCCGCGCGTGTCCCCGTGCCATGCGCGATGATCACGCCCAGCTCCCGGGGCGCCACGCCTGCCTGCTCGAGCGCTCGCCGCACCGCCAGCTCGTGGCCGCGCGGGTTCGGGACCAGCATGTAGCCTTCGGCCGCGCCGTCGTTCGCTCCGCCGACGCCACGGATCACCCCGTGGATGGGAAGCCGCTCCTGGGTGGCCCGCTCCAGGCTCGTGAGCACCAGCAGCACCACGCCGTCGGAGATGACCGTCCCGTTGCCCTTCTGCGCGAACGGGAAGCAGCCCTCGGACGACAGGAGGCGTGAGTTCGAATAGAGGACCTGGTTGACCGTGTCGACGTAGGACAGCGCGCCCGCGATGGCCCACGGGGCGCCCTTCGCCAGCTCCCGCGCCGCCAGTTCAATGGCGGCCAGACCGCCGGTGCAGTTCCCGTCCACCAGCATCGCCTTCTCCGTGGTCCCCAATGCCTCCGCGATGGCGCTTGCCAGGCGGTGCGTGGCGCGCTCCCTCGGGTCCTCCACGAAGTCCGGCCCGAACGACTCCCGGAGCGACTGGCGCACCTTCCGGGTGAGGTCCGTCAGCTCCTGATGGGAGAACTCGTTCGGATGCGCGCCGTGCACCAGGTACGGCTGGAGCTGCCCCGCCACCGCCAGCACCGCGGCGTCATAGAGCCCGTGCCCCCCCCCGCGTGAGTGCGCGAGGAAGACCGGAACGGGCTGCCCGCCCAGCGCGCCGGGAGCCAGTCCCGCCGAGGCCAGGGCCCGGTGCGCAGTCTCCACCACCCACCCGTGTGGAACCTTCGCATCCGGCAGCTCGCGAGCGCCCACGACTCCACCCAGCAGCGTGGACGTCCGCGCCGCGCCCACGGCCGCAGAGGGGTCCAGATACAGGGCCCGGGAAATGCGCTCCTCGGGCCATTGGCCATACGTGGTCTTTCCCCCGTGCAGCACTTCCGCCAGTTCATCGAGTGTGCGAGCGCCCGGCAAGGCAAACGCAAAGCCAGAGATCGCAACGGGCGCGATCCCATCCAGATGTCCCTTCAGCATTGCCAGACAAAATAGGGATCCGATCCGGACACGTCCACGACCAGCCAAATCACATACATCCCTGCCGACATGCGAAGGCGTCAGCAGGATCCTACCCGACGTATTCGAGGGGTTGCCCTCAAGGAGCCCCGTTGCCCTCCTGGGAGCGTCGTTCCAGGGCCTTGGGACGGGTGATAGGATTTCAAGCTGCGCGCTCCATCCCGAGTCCCAAAGGCTGTCTTTTCGATCAAAACCAGGGTGGATTGACGCCAGACTTTCCGATCAGTATATCAACACAGACATCGCGGCTTTGGCCTATCCACTGGCTGCCGCCCCATTCCCCCTCATCCCCTGGACAGCCCATGAAAAGACTCGATCCGAGCCGTATCAAGGATTCGTTCATCAACGTCTCCACCTTCCCGGCGGAGCTGGGTGAAGGCCGCTCGGCTGCTCCCGACGCCGCGCTGCTCGACGCCGTGGTGGAGGCCGTCGAGAAGAAGAACGGGTTCGCGGTGGTGTACGGCGTGAACAAGCTGCTCGCGGCGCGCGGGCTGGACCTCCATACGGAGTCCGGCGCCGCGCTGGCCCGGGACTACCTGGAGGGCATCTTCCGGGCCATCGCGCCGCGCTTCGACCTGAAGCGCTACAGCCCCACGCCCGTCGCCTACGACCGCGTCGCCAAGATGGACGTGGACGGCTTCAACAAGAACCGCAACTTCACGCCCAACAGCGACCACACGGAGAGCCGCGAGTTCGTCACCACGAAGTGCGTCCACTTCGACTCGGCGACGCCGTTCATCGCGAACCTCTACGGCCCCAACCAGAACATCAGCGGCGGCATGCCGATGATCTGCGACACGCGCCGGTTCTGCCAGGACAAGGGCCTGGATCCCCGAGAGCTCATCGAGAACATCCCCAACAACTACAACGTCGCGGTGAAGGCGGAGTTCTCCGAGGAGATCCTTCGCGACTACTCGTTCGCGCTGAAGCTCGACCTGGAGAACGACATCGTGATGATCGTCCTCCACAACGAGGTGGTGGGCGGACTCGCCCATGCCGCCACCCAGCCGTCCCTCACCGACGCGAGCAAGGCCGCGAAGCGCCCCATCCGCCACGTCGAGTACCAGGTCGCGGGCTCCGACGACCTCAAGCGCTGGTACGACTACTACGGCCTCTCCCTGGAGAAGGCGACGAACCACAAGGAGGACGCCAACATCACCCGCTTCGTCCGCGGCGAGCTCGCCCCCTACCCGAACATCATCGAGGTGCGGGCATGACCACGCGACAGCACGCGGAGCGCAACGCGGCGGAGATGAAGGACCTGCTCGCGTACCTGGACGCCCGGCCCTGGCCGGACGGCTACGAGGCGGCGCGGGTCCACTACGATTCGCTCGGGCTGCCCATCGCCAGGGACATCGGCGTGGAGCCCGTCAACGTGAACGGCGTCCGCGCCCAGTGGCTCACGCCGCCGGAGTGCGAGCAGGACCGCGCCCTGCTCTTCCTGCACGGCGGCGGGTTCGTCTTCGGCTCGCTGGTGAGCCACGGCCACATGGCCGCGGAGATGGCGCGGCAGGCGCGCTGCCGGGTGCTCCAGCTCGACTACCGCCGGGCCCCGGAGCACCCCTACCCGGCCGCGCTGGACGACGCGACCACCGCGTACCGCTGGCTGCTGGAGCGCGGGTTCGCGCCCGGCCGCATCTCCATCGCGGGTGACTCGGCGGGCGGCGGCCTGGTGGTCTCCATGCAGGTCAACGCCCGGGCCAAGGGGCTGCCGCTCGCGGGCGCCCTGGTGTGCATCTCGTCGTGGTTCAACCTGGGCATCCAGGGGGAGAGCTACCAGTCGCGTGAGAAGGCAGACGCGCTGGTGCAGCGCAAGGTGGTGGAGGAGGTCGCGCGGCACTACCTCAACGGGCAGGACCCGCGGCAGCCCACCATCTCTCCCATCCACGCGGACCTCACCGGCCTGCCGCCCCTGCTCATCCAGGTGGGCGAGCGGGAGCTGCTCTTCAGCGACTCGCAGGCGATGGCGAAGAAGGCCCAGGCCCAGGGCGTGGACGTCACGTTCGAGGAGTGGCCCGACATGGTCCACGTCTGGCACCTGCACTTCAACCGACTGTCCAGCGGCCGTGAGGCCCTGCAGCGCATTGGCCAGTTCGTGATGGACAAGACAGGAGCGCGGAAGTGACGACGCCCAGCGACGCGGTGATGGGTCCCCACCTGCACCGCAACAACCAGAAGATGATCCCCGCCAGCGAGAGCGCCTGGGCCGTGGCCCGCGACTCGCACATGCTCAACATCCGCGTGGAGGCCGTGCGCGGCCAGAACCACTTTCGCGAGGTGGACACCGGGCACGAGTTCGCCAACCTGTGCTCCTGCTCCTACCTGGGGCTCAACAGCCACCCGGACGTCATCCAGGGCGGCATCGACGCGCTCAGGAACGCGGGCATCACCGGCCTGTCCATGGCGGAGTTCCGCATCCGGCTGGGCCTGATGGAGCAACTGGAGGAGCAGCTGGCGGACCTCTTCGGTGGGCCCGTGCTGCCCGCCGTCACGTCCAGCGCGCTCACGGCCGCCATCCTCCCGGTGCTGGGGTCCGGCCACCTGACGGACAGCGGGCCGCTGGCGATGGTGTTCGACAAGTTCGCGCACTTCTCCATGGCGTTCGTGAAGCCCATCGTCGCCGACGAGACGCTGGTGCTGAACGCTCCGCACAACGACATGAACTACCTGGAGGACGTCTGCCGGAAGTACCCGCGCGTGGCGTACGTCTGCGACGGCGTCTACTCCACCGGCGGCGCGACGGACCTCCCCGCGCTGCTCACGCTCCAGGAGAAGTACGGCCTCTTCCTCTACATCGACGACTCGCACTCGCTCTCCACGCAGGGCAGGAACGGCGAGGGCTACATCCGCTCGCGGCTGCGCGAGATGAACGACCGGACAGTCATCATCGCCTCCATCGCCAAGGCGTTCGGCAGCACGGGCGGCATCGCGATGTTCGGGTCGCGCAAGCACTACGACTTCCTCTACCGGACGGGCCCCATGGGCTGGTCCCAGAGCCTGCGGACGGCGGCCATCGGCACCTCCATGGGGAGCATCAAGGTGCACCGCAGCCCGGAGCTGGCGAAGCGGCAGGAACAGCTGCGCCGGAACATCGCGCTGTTCGATGAGCACATCCAGACCGCGCAGCGCGGCGACGGGCTGCACATCAAGGTCGTGGAGGTGGGCGAACAGGAAAAGGCCGTGAAGCTGTCGCGCGAGCTCTACAAGCGCGGCTTCTACACCTCCGCGGTCTTCTTCCCCATCGTGCCGGTGGGCAAGGCGGGCATCCGGCTCATGCTGCGCGGCGACCTGCCCACGGAGATGGTGCAGGCGTTCATCGGCCACCTGAAGGAAGTCCTCCCGACGCTGTAGCTGGAGGAGCGCGCGATGGCTGCCTTCCTGCCCCACGACGTCGTCTCCGCGCACGGGAACCTGCAACGGCTCGTGCGCGAGCTGGAGGCGGCGCTCACGGAGGGCCTGCATGAGCGCGTGCAGGTCCCGCTGCGCGTCGCCGTCCCCTCCGCCACCCGGCACGCCGCGTTCGTGTCGATGCCGGCCGTGTCGGAGCACCTGGGCCTCTACATCAACAAGGTCGCGACCCTGTTCGAGCGGGCCGCGACGGAGCCGCTGCCCACCATGAACGGCGTGGTGGCGGCGTTCTCCACGCGCACGGGGGAGCTGCTCGCGCTGCTGGATGGCGCGGCGGTGACGGAGCTCAAGTGCGCCGCCGTGTCCGCGCTCGTCACCGACCTCTGCGCGCGCACGGATGCGCGGACGCTGGCGGTGGCGGGGGCTGGCGCGCAGGCCCGTCAGCAGGTGGCGGCGGTCCGCGCGGTCCGCCCCATCCAGGAGGTGCGGGTCTGGGCGCGCAACACGGCCCGGCGCGGCGCGTTCGCGGCGGAGCTGCGCGCATCGCTGGGCGTGGCGGTGCACGTCGTCGCCTGCGCCTCGCTGGATGAAGCCATCCGGGGCGCGGACGTGATTGGCACCGCCACGTCATCGAAGAAACCGCTGGGGAGCTTCGAGGGCCTTACCCCCAGCGTGCACATCAACTGCATGGGTGGACACACCGTGGAGACGCGGGAGGTGCCGCTCGAACTGCTGCGCTCATCGACGGTCATCGTCGAGGACCTGGCCACGGCGCTCGCGGAGGCCGGGCCGGTCCACGAGAGCGCCATCACCCTGGGGCAGCTCGTGCGCAGGGACAGCGGCCCCCTGCGTGCGGGCCGCACCGTCTTCAGCTCCACGGGCCATGCGTTCCTCGACGTCCTCACGGTCGCGCACGTGCTGCGCGAGCTGGAACTGATTCATTGAACCTGGAGGAGCACATGATGAAGGAGTTGCCCCGAATCGATTTGACGTCCGCGACGCCAGGGTCCGAAGCCGAGCGCCGGGCGGCGTTCGAGATCGACCGGGCCTGCAAGCAGGTGGGCTTCTTCACCCTGAGCGGCCACGGCATCGCGCCGGCCGTCTTCGAAGACGTCTATGCCCTGTCACGGGCCTTCTTCCGCCAGCCGCTGGAGGCGAAGAACCGCTGCCGGTTGCAGTCCGGCTTCACCATGGCCGCGGACGACTACACGCCCTACGGCTACAGCGGCATGCTGGAGGAGAACGCCTTCGCGTACATGGGCCGCAAGGGGTTGCCCAGCGACTACGTGGAGAAGTTCAGCGTGGGCCGGCTCATCGAGGACGACAGTGCGAGCCTGCCGTTCAGCGCGGACGCGGAAGGACAGAGGCTGCGCTCGGCGCTCAAGGCGTACTTCCGCGAGTGCGAGGCGCTGACGTCCCGGCTCACGGAGCTGTTCAGCATCGCGCTGGACCTGCCCCGGGACTTCTTCGCGAAGAAGACGTCCGCGTCCAACGACTCGCTCCGCTCCCTGCTCTATCCCCAGCTCAGCCCGGAGCTCGTCAACGATCAGGGCATGGGCGAGCACACGGACGGGACGCTGCTGACGGTCCTGGCGCAGACAGGCCCCGGCATCCAGGTGAAGGAGCGCGGGGGCACGTGGATCACCCCCACGCTGGAGCGGCGCGACCACCTCATCGTCAACATCGGAGACCTGATGGCCCGGTGGGCCAACGACGAATACGTCTCCACCCCGCACCGGGTCGTGCTGCACGGTGGCGAGCGCCAGTCCCTGGCGTTCTTCAAGCTCGCCAACGACGACGCGCTCATCGAGTGCTTCCCCAAGTTCTGCAAGGACACGCCCGCGAAGTACGAGCCCGTCGTCTACAAGGCCTTCTCCCTCCAGAAGATGAACGCGCTGTTCGGTGTCGGCGGCGACGCCGGACGCTCCTGAGGCCACCCATGATCGGTGAATTCAACGAAGCGTTCCTCGCCGCCCTGGAAGAGGGGTGGACGCCCGCGCGTGACGCCACGGCGCAGGCGAGCACGATCGCGGCGATCCACGACCTGGACTCGCCCATGTACGAGAAGAGCCAGTTCGCGCACCCGCTCCTCTTCAGCCAGGCGGAGTTCGTGGAGCTGAGCCAGGCGTGCCGCGCCCTGCTCTCCGCGCAGCTGAAGCTGATCCACCACCTCATCGGCACGCGTTCGCGGGAGGGGCTGCTCGACCTGCTGCGGATGCCCCGGCACCTCGCGCGCTTCATCCACTGGGACAACCTTCGCCACGGCGACGCGACGATTGGCCGCATGGACATCGTGCCCACGCGGCAGGGGTACTTCTTCTGCGAGTTCAACATCTTCCCCGGCGTGGGCGGCGGTGAAGCCTACGAAGGCTCGCGCGCGGCCACCGAGGCGCTGGGTTTTCCCCGCGCCGGGTTGATGGGCAGTCCCCTGCGGGACCTCGCGCTGCTGTACGCGGAGGAGTGCCGGAAGCGGGAGCTGCGCCGGGTGGTGATCCTCGATTCGCGGGGGCACTCGGGCCTGGGCTACCCGCGCCAGGAGTACCTGAAGCGTTACCTCGAGGAGCTGAACCCGGGCGTGCCGGTCCACATCCTCGACGAGGTGAGCTACCCGGAGGCCTGGCTGAAGCGGGATGAGGCGGAGCGCACGCTCATCCACCGCATGTTCACCTACGAGGAGGTCACGGATCACTTCGTGTTCCTGGAGAAGCTCTGGGCGAGCGGCGCGGTGCTCACCAACGGCTTCGAACCGGAGCTGCGGATGAGCAAGCGATTCCTCGCGCTGCTGTGCGAGCCGGGCCATCAGGCGCTGTTCAGCGAGGACGAGGTGTCCGCCATCCGGAAGTACCTTCCGCCTGCCTTCTCGCTGTCGGAGGAGAACCTGGCGGGCGCGCTGCGCGACAAGGCCGGGCTCGTCTTCAAGATCGACGACAGCAGCTCCTACGGCGGCAGCGGTGTGCTGATGGGGACGGACTGGTCCCCAGAGGAGCTGGAGCGGAAGCTGCGCGAGCCGGGCGTCGAGCGGTGGATCTGCCAGCGCGTCGTGGAGGCGGAGACCGTCCGGCTGCGCGCGGGCGGTGACTCAGCCCCGGAGGAGTACCGGCTGGTGCTGGGCTTCTACTCCTACGGCGGCAGGACGAACGGCTTCCTGGTGCGCGGCAGCCGCACTTCCAAGGTGGTGAACATCACCAGTGGAGGCAAGCTGGGGTGGGCGTTCGTCGTTTCCGAGGAAGGACGCCAGGCCTTCATCCGTCACGCGCGGGGCCGCGCGGAAGACGTCACTTCAAGGAGTGCATGAACCATGGCGGCGAACCTCATCCTTCTGGGCGCACGGCAGTTCATCACGGAGCGGGCGTGGCAGTTGGGCCTGCGGCCGCTGATCATCCAGCAGCCCGGGCTGTCCGATGACGTCGTGAACCGGCAGTCCGACCGGGTCCTGCTCATGAACTACGACGACCCGGCGCTCATCCCCATGCTGAAGGCCGCGCACGCCGTCACACCGTTCGTGAGCGCCATCACCGTCGCGGAAGAAGCGCTCATCCCCTGCGCGCGCATCAACGAGGCGCTGGGGCTGCGGGGCACGCCGCTGGACCTGGTGGAGAAGACGCGCGACAAGCCGGCCATGCGGCGGGTGCTCGACTCCGGCGGGTTCTCCCCCGTGCAGTGGGCCTCGGTGAAGACGCGCGAGGACGCCCTCGCGTTCGCGGAGCGGCAGGGCTACCCGTTCATCCTCAAGCCCGTGGACGGCGTGGGCAGCATCGACGTGCGGCTCGTGCGCTCCGCGGCGGACCTGGAGGGCGTGCTCAACGGCCGCGCGTCGTGGATCGCCGAGGAGTACCTGGACGGCCCCGAGTACTCCGTGGAGTGTTTCTCCTTCGCGGGACGCCACGTCATCCTGGGCATCAACGAGGAGACGAAGAGCACGGACCCCAACGCCAGCGCGTTCCTGGAGATTGCCCATCAGGTTCCCGCGCCGATGAGCCCGGAGCGCGATCGCGAGGTGCGCGACTTCATCCGGAGCTTCCTGGACGTGCTCGGCATCCAGGACGGGCCTTCGCACACGGAGCTGAAGTACACGTCGCGCGGTCCTCGCATCGTGGAGACGCACACGCGGCTGGGCGGCGACCGCCTGTGGGACCTGGTCCGGCTGACCACCGGGCACGACCTGCTGGACATGACGCTCCAGTGGGCCATGGGCACGCTGAAGCCGCTGGAGGCGGATCCGGTGCCCAAGGGCGGCGCGGCCATCCAGTTCTTCACGCCGCCGCCCGGCAAGCTCAAGCGGCTCAACGGCGCGCACGCGCTGCGGCGCCTTCCGGGAGTCGTGGAGATCTCCCTCCAGGTCGAGCTGGGCGCCACCGTCCGTCAGGCCCTGAAGTCGGAGGACCGCGCGGGCTTCGTGATCGCCTACGCGGACACCGTGCTGCAGGCGCAGGCCGTGTGCCGGGAGGTCAGCCAGCGGCTCGTGTTGGAGACCGCTTGAGGGGAGGCGTTCACCGGCGCGGCGGCGGAGATGGACGCCGCCGCGTCGGCCAGGGCCCTCAGCGCGTCCAGGCGCTACGCGACTCCAGGGATTGGCAAGACTGACGGGCGAGGGAGCTTCACGTTGTGCTGCGCGAGCTTCTCAACGACGCGTTCGAACGAATCGCAGTACTCGGCCCCAAGAGGGCGCAGTTCGGCGTGAACCTGCGGAATGTCAAAATCCCTGTGATTACGGCTGACAAACAGCTTGGGCCTCGTCTTCTCTCGCTTTCGCGCATCCGAGACGACATTCGCATAGATGATGGCGTCAGACGACGAGAGGTCATAGTCGCGCCGGTAGTTCAACGCCTGCTCGAACATTTCGACTGTCAATTCAATCCGGCTCGCGGTTCGCAAGGACCGCATGACCACTGAGTCGAGTGCGTCGGATTCAGCCGTCTCCAACCCTAGAAGAACCGCGGGAGCTGTCTCGATGGGCTGAATCGTGACCTGGTGCTGTCTGGAACGGCGAAGCTGCCGGAACTGCTCCTCCAGCTGGTTTCCGAGCTTCTTTCGCTCCCGGCCACGGTGGGCCATCGTCCCGAACGGTTCACTGAGCGAGAACGCTGGAATCACCAACTCGAACAGTCGCTGCTCTGCCCCGGAAAGAATCGACTCCGCTGAGGCAGCCCCCTCTTGCCCCAGTGCAAGCTCAAGGATGAAGTTCGATTCAACATAGACAATCAAGCGGGCGCCCCAAATGGATCCAGCGCGACTTCATGCATGACCTGAGCGCCGCGGATCGCATCAAGGAAGCCAAGCTTCTTCAGCTTCGTTTCGGTTCCCGATCTCGAAGGAGCCGCTTTCAGGGCCAGCTCGGTCAACCACTGGACCAACAGCAACTCCAATTGCGTTCCGTGAAGCCGGGCCCCCGGCCCTGCCGGCAAATACCGCTCAACGACCTTGCTCATCGGAAACTCGGCATCCGGAAGCGCATCAGGGTGGCTGGTGGCCGTGCCCTTCCAGAGGAATCCGCGCTCCTGGGTGAGCAGCAGGAAATAAGGAACGGTCGCGGGAAGCCCGTGCGCAAGCATCCGGCGACGCAGTTGCATGGCGAGCGTAGGCGTCAACTTCATTGAGCCTTTGGCTTCAACCACGGCAATGACTTTTCCGCTCGGGCTTCGGAGCACGATGTCCGCATTCATGTCCACGACCTCCAGCAATGCTCGCCCATTGAATCAGTCATGACACCACGGCCGACGTCATCCAAGGGAGGCCCCGGGATACCAGAAGGCGTTCACCCCGGGAACAGACGGGCCTGGAAAGGCTGTGCCACGCCCGGCCTCAGCGCTTGCGCGCGAGGACCTGCCGCACTTCCACGAGGCACGCTTCCGTCACGGCCTCCACGGACAGCTCACCGTCGATGTGCACGATGCGCTCGTGGTTCTCTCGCAGCTCGATGGCCTTGAGGTACTGGAGCGCGATGCGGCGCTGGGCCTCGTCCGCCTCGAACAGCTCCGCGGGGCCTCCACGCACGGCCCGGCGCGTCGCTGCGACCTGGGGATCCACGCCCACGAACAACGTCAGGTCCGGCGACACGGCGTGCGAGTTCACCGTGTTCACCCACTCCATGGACAGGCTCGCGCCCTGGTACGCCAGCGAGGACAGCACGTAGCGGTCGCACAGCACCACCTTGCCCTGCTCCAGCGCCGGCAGCACCCGCGCGTGCAGGTGATCCGTCCGGTCCGCCGCGAACAGCAACGCCAGCGTCTCCTGCGCCAGCGGCCCGCGGCCGTGCGGCAGGCCCAGGCGGCCCGTGAGCGCCTGTCGCAGCATCGTGCCCACCGGGCCGTCGGAAGGCTCGCGCGTCGTCACCACCGCGTGGCCTTCCGCCTTCAGCACGGACGCCAGCCGCTCCGTCTGCGTGGTGGTGCCCGCGCCGTCCAGGCCCTCCAGCACGATGAACCGTCCCGGAAGGGCGACCTTCCTCACGGCGCTCACCGGGGGAGGAGTGCGGCGGGGTTGTCGAGGTGCAGCTCGCGGCGCAGCGCCAGCAGCGCTTCATAGCGCTGGAGCTCGTCCACCAGCACCTTGCGGCCCTGGCGGTAGCTGCGGAAGCCGTACACCAGCAGCCCCAGCGCGATGGCGGTGGCGCCCCAGGCCAGCAGTGGCGTGCGCAAGGAGTCGTAGAACAGCTTCCCGGCCGCCCCTGAAATCAGCATGAAGGCGATGACGGAAACACCCGCGTGGGTGAAGTGGGTGGTGCTCTGCCGGGTCGCCAGGCTCTCCTGCAACTGGTTGAACCGGGCCCGCTTGTCCTGGATGTCTGCGCTCACGGAGCCGGGCATCCTACATCACCGGCCCCTGCCCGTCGAGTCGGCGGCCGGGCCGCTCCACCTACACGGACGCCCCGTCACAGGTTTCCCTCATCCCAGCCATTGAACGGACGCACGCTCGCTCCCCGGGCCTGGCTTGCCACCCCTCCCCCCTCGCGTTACATGCCGCGCACCATGCCTCTCCACGCCGTCAGCAGGACGAGCCCCTCCGACATGAGCCGAGACTCCGAGTTGAACACCATCGAGGAGGCCATCCGCGACATCCAGGCGGGCAAGTGCGTCATCGTCGCCGACGACGAGGACCGCGAGAACGAGGGCGACCTCATCATGGCCGCCGAGCTGGCCACGCCGGAGCAACTGGCCTTCATGGTCCGCCACACCAGCGGCATCATCTGCCAGCCCATGCTCGCGGAGCGGCTGGACGCGCTGCGCCTGCCCCAGATGGTGGCGGAGAACACCGAGTCCCACCGCACCGCCTTCACCGTCTCCGTGGACTTCCGCCACGGCACCACCACCGGCGTCTCCGCCAGCGACCGCACCAAGACGATCCGCGCGCTCGCCGACCCGAACAGCACCGCGGACGACTTCCTGCGCCCCGGCCACATCTTCCCGCTGCGCTACCGCGAGGGCGGCGTGCTGCGCCGCGCGGGCCACACCGAGGCGGCCGTGGACCTGGCGCGGCTCGCCGGCCTGCAGCCCTCCGGCATCCTCTGCGAGCTGGTGAAGGACGACGGCACCATGCAGCGCATGCCGGACCTGAAGCAGTTCGCGCGCGAGCACAACCTCAAGCTCGTCACCATCGCGGACCTCATCGAGTACCGCAGCCGCAAGGACCGGCTGGTGCGCCGCGAGCCCGGCCAGAGCGTCGTGCGCACCCGCCACGGCGAGTTCACCGCCTACACGTACACCTGGACGCCCGACGGCGCGAAGTCGCTGGTCCTGGTGAAGGGCGACCCCGCGAAGGCCCAGCCCGCCCCGCTGGTGCGCCTGCACGGCGCCTGCGCCATGGGTGATGTGTTCGGGTCACCGGAT
It encodes:
- the ribB gene encoding 3,4-dihydroxy-2-butanone-4-phosphate synthase, with the translated sequence MSRDSELNTIEEAIRDIQAGKCVIVADDEDRENEGDLIMAAELATPEQLAFMVRHTSGIICQPMLAERLDALRLPQMVAENTESHRTAFTVSVDFRHGTTTGVSASDRTKTIRALADPNSTADDFLRPGHIFPLRYREGGVLRRAGHTEAAVDLARLAGLQPSGILCELVKDDGTMQRMPDLKQFAREHNLKLVTIADLIEYRSRKDRLVRREPGQSVVRTRHGEFTAYTYTWTPDGAKSLVLVKGDPAKAQPAPLVRLHGACAMGDVFGSPDCKCNLLLDRALENVAREGHGVIVYLPGMHGNDFGIHHKRAGDGSNASVSRAANESRDVGMGCQILTDLGVSTMRVMSNTDMTYRGLSGFGLTIESRLPLVVE